From Triticum aestivum cultivar Chinese Spring chromosome 7B, IWGSC CS RefSeq v2.1, whole genome shotgun sequence:
TTCTAATCAGTGACAATTGTAAATTTATTTTTACCATTTTAAAAAATTATAAATTTTATAAACTCTTGAAAAATAGAATTCGTAACTAAAGTATAAttttaaatttatgaacattaTTTAAATTCATGAATGTTTCTTAGAATCtatgaacatttcttgaaattcTAAGAAAATTAAATTCCTGAATAGTTTTAGAAATAAAATCAAAGTGTGTCAGTACaaaaaattaatgaaattaaaaaaatgttaaaaattGAACTATTTTTTTTTGCCAATGTAGTACGCATGGGCCACATACCTGCACGTTTGTTCGCAATCCAAATTATTTTCTAAATGGAAAGTATTTTAGAAAATGATCAAAATGAAAAGTCAGTTAATAAATCGACCAAGAAAAAAAGCCGGCTTAATATGCACATATGACTACATGAGTTGCGGCTGTGTCAGTTCTAATACTGTTACGCGGGACCCATAATCCGACCCTTACATGCAGGGTTCACTTTGAGGAGAAAACATTGAAGCTCTTCTAGATCTCTGTTCCTAGGAGTTTAATAATTGTTTCTTTAAATAAAGGCAAACGATTTATTTCATCCATTAATTAAGTAGAAAAGAATTGCCTAATTAACCAAAAATCAAATGAAAACAACCATAATCTGCTGAGTGACACATATAGATACCCCATCCACGTCCCTCGAGAGGGAGTCTCATCTAGATAGCACACAGACGTCAACATCAACACTTCTCCCCGAGTAGGCATCATCGTCATCCCTAATCCCGAGCAAGCGACTTTAACTTCATTATAGATGATCGTCAAGCTAGCCCACACCGTAGAGGTCGTGCAGGGCCACATAAAGATTCGTGCTAGAACTTAGTCAGCCGCGACGAGGACATCATAGCTTATACTCTGACAGAAATCAACAAATCAGAAcaaactaagagcatctacagccgggcgtcCCAAACCGGCCTCAAACGTCCGTAAGACTAACGATGGGGTCCCACGTGGAATTGCACGGAAACCTGGAGGGCCGACATACGTCTCGTCCGTCGTCGTGGTGTGAACGTCGCGTGGTGCCGCTCGAGGCAAATCCAGCTATTTAAGTCGGCCGACGTCCCCCCTAACCcatccacctcctctctccctACGTCGCAACCCGAGCCCATCCGCCTCCTCTCCCCCGCTTTCCCCACGCTCTCCGACATCGCCATGGTCCGGCGGAAGTTCACCACGTGCGCTATGCTCACTTCGTAGCACCGATACCAGATCGCGGAGGAGATTCGGGCAAGGCGCGCTGCCTGCATCGCTGTCGGACGGCCTCCAGACTCGCTGGAGccgtgggaggaggaggaagagcagcaGTAGCCGGAGGAGGGGGGAGAGCAGCCGTCGGAGCCGATGGAGGTGGCGGATCCGGAGGAGGACTAGGCGGAGCAAACTGCTCCAGGCTACAACATGGAGGACGCGGAGGCAGAGTTTGCCGTCGCCCAAGTCGCGGAGATGGCGGAGCAATAGACCATCCTGGAGTCCATTCAGGATGAGGCCTATTCGAGGCCAAACGACAGTTCCTATGGCAGGAGCAGGCGGCGACAGACGCACTCTTCGCCGAACTTGATGCGAAGATAGAGGAGGCCGGAGTGAAGCAGACGGAGGCGCCGAAGCTGCAGTTGCCATCCATGTACCCGGAGCCGGGCACAGAGATAGTCAACATCTCCGTCGAGGAGTAGCATGATCTAAGTAGTACATAGGTTTTATCTTTGCATGCTTCTGGATGAGGTGTCCGAATGCAATTGTGCAAATTTGAGGACTGACTAGTGGACGCGTTTGTGGGCGTTTGATGGGTCATATTTGTTATatgcggctgtagatgctctaaggttgTCGCCTAAAAGCCATCGGACAAACCACCTACTACCTGCTATCGTCGCCACCGGCACACCGCCGCTGCAGCTATGACTTCACAACAACAAACAAAGCGAGACAATCTCGCGAACACGCCGAAGAAAGTCAACTATCTCAACCATTGCCGTGCCTCCAACTTCGCACACGTCCGCCATCGTCGCCACGTAAGCCTCAACGCCAACACACACCATCATCTTCCATCGGGCCGCCGCCCCGAGCTATTGCATTCCCAGACTCTTCCATAGTTTTTCTTCATAAGAAGTGACATTTACGTTACAATAACCGAGAAGTCACGACGGACACGTACTACCACACAGTTTCATATTTTGTGTGCTTCCTACTTAGTCGGTCCTCTCCTAGACCCACGGGCACATCGTGACAGAAGCGCTACTGTGGCTGGTACCTACCGGTGGAAACCGGTAGCAAGCCAGCAAGACCTCATCGCTGACCTGAACTGTCGCCGCAGGGAGCCTCCCTGCCCACAACGATCCAGCGGCAACCCGACAAGATCGAGCCCTTTCTTGACCATTTGTACTCTCGCGTAGTGAGTACATGCGTGGTGTGGCCTCACGAACCTAAAAGGCCAAAAGCGCCGAGGTCCCGGCCGAGGCGGCTAACCAACCCAACCCCAGTGAGATCTCATCTCTGACTCCCAGCCGTATAACATTTTAACAACCTCGCATTCCTCCCCACTAACCCATGTTGGTTTTACATCTCCTTTTGCTAGTTTAGCAATATCTTTGCTACTACGCCATACTCGCAAAGCATGTCTGCCTACGTCCTCTCCACCTCGATCTCACCTTTTGTAACAAGCCATATGGATTCCACATGCAGATGCAGGTACTACCATGCATCTTTTCTTGTTCCTCCTAATCATGTTGGAACTTGGACAAGTGATACCCGTTGGTTCTTGTCGATGAAGCTCTGGTGTAAGCTTTTGCAATTAAATGGCGGGAACACATTTATGGTGCACGGACGGGGCGCGGCATGAATTTAAATACGAGCTGCCCATCATCCTGTTGGTGCCAACGCAGCAACACGAGGAAAAAAAATGGTCTGAAATCAAATGTTCCCTGCCACGGAATTGTCACTGCTACTGCACATTGTACGAGGCCTACCAATTATTACAGTAGAAAAAAGGAAAAGCTGTGACGTGTATGGTGCACTCGAGCAAGGGCATGTGCTGGTGGCTGGCAGTTCAagccacgcacgcacgcgcgcagTTCACACGCAGCGCACTGGCAGTGCATGGCATGGCATGATCACGCATCGCCACCGCCGTCGAGCGCACGAGGCCGGATGTCCTTGAGCACGCCCACCACCTGCTGCATAGTCGGCCGCTTGTCCGGCGAGTGCGCCGTGCACAGGTACCCCACCCGCAGGCACTCcaccatctcccgctccgccgcctcgccgccgtgcACCCGCGGGTCCACGATGTCCAGCCCCTTGCCGTCGCGGATGAGCCCGCGCGCCCAGCTCACCGACGCCTCGTCCCACCTCGCCTGCCCCGTCATCAGCTCCAGCACCAGCGCGCCGAACCCATACACGTCCGCCTCCGGCGTCGCGTCGTCCTCGTCGCCGCCGAGGTGCCCGAAGTCGGATATACGGGGCTCCAGGTCGTCGCTGAGGAGCACGTTGGTGGGGACGAGGTGGCCGTGCACCACGGCCCGGCCTGACCCGGCCCACCCTTGGTGCAGGAACGCCAGGCCCCGGGCGACGCCCAGCGCGATGCGGTGCCGGGTCGGCCAGTCGGATATCGACCGCTTGTCCTCCGCCGCCTCCCAGATGTCGCCGCCGGCGTCGTCCATGTCCGGCCGCCCCGCGGGCAGCTCGTGCAGCCACCGGTGGAGGTCGCCTTTCTCCATATACTCGTATAGCAGCAGCTTCTCCCTCCCTGCAATAAATGGCCGGAATTCGAATTTCAAAAGCCAAGATTTTATGCTGCTCAGCTCACACTGGCAATCCATCTGACCTACTCACCGAACCTAACTGCTCCAACTAGAAAAGAAAGAATCCAAAGTAAATTTGGACTCACCTGCAATGCAGTATCCAAGGAGCGGAAGGATGTTGGGGTGCCGGAGCCGCGCGAGTTCCCGGaacgcggcggccgcggcggccgggTTGTCGTCCTCCCCGACCACGGCCATGGCGCCCTCCACGACGCGCACGACGACGTGCAGGTCGCCGGGCAGAACGGCGCGGTACGCGGCGCCGCTGCGGCCACCGCGCTCCGCGAGCTGGGATTCGCGGCCGAACCCAGAAGTGGCCGCGGCGAGGTCGGCGAGCGTCAGCTCCATGAGCGGTCGCTCGAAGAGCACCACCGGCGCGGCCGCCGCCCCCTTTGATGCTGCCGCCGCCACAACCACCTCATCTTCTTCCTTCTCACCCCACTGCAccttcttctcctccgcctccttgTCTCCGTTCTTCCTCTTCCTGCACCTCACCACCCCGCACGCCACGGATCCGACCAAGCAGAGCAGGACGATCACTGACGCCACCCCGCACACAATCGCCACGGCGACCACGCCCAGATGCTTCTTTCTTTTCGCTTTCGTTGCCGTGCTCTTTGCCGTCCTTGCGGGATGAGCCTTCTTTGCACTTGTTCCTCGTGGTGGCGGAGGCGGTGGATGAGGCCGCCTGGGCCGCGCAGGGGTGTCTTTTGAGAACACTAACGACGCATTGCCGGCGTGGATGAACGCCGAGGGCCCGAACTTCTTCACGGCGCTGGCGTTCACCGCGCCGGACAGGTTGTTGTACGAGACGTTCAAGAAAAGGAGACCATCGAGCGGGGGCAGGTCGCCGGGGAACCTCCCGCGCATCGCGTTCCGGGAGAGGTCGAGCCGGCGCAATCGCGTCAGCCGCCTCAGCCCCTGCGGCACAGCGCGGATCCTGTTCGCCGACACGTCGAGCGCGTCGAGCCCCGGGAGGCCGTCCACCCCCGCGACGACGGTGAAGCGGTTGCCGGACACGTTGAGGGACTGCAGCCGCGGGTTCGGCTCCACCCGCAGCGAGCCGCCGAGCTGGTTCCCCGACACGTCCACGGCGCGGAGCGCCGGCGCGCGCCAGAAGCCGCCGGGGATAGCGCCCTGGAGCGCGTTCCCGGAGAGGTCGAGCGCGGCAAGGGCGGACAGGTTCGCGAGCGCCGCCCACGCCACGGCGCCCGTCAGGTTCCGCGACGGGAGGCGCAGCTCCCGGACAGGCCTGCATGCCGGCACGGCCTGCGGCCGGAAGTTGCGCACGTAGCGGAACGCGGCCGCGACGATCGCCGCCTCGTCCCGGACGCCGCCGGCGCAAGAAGAGGAGACAGAGTCGGGAACCCTGGTGGAAAGGACCAGCAGCAAGAGCACGAGGCGGCGGACGTGGGAGTGGAGTGGCATGGCGGGCGAGCACTTGAAGCCTACTCCTACCTAGTACGTGTGCGGCGCAGTTATTAGATGGGAGGTTTGAACCCGGGGCGGCAttgaaagaggaggaagagggggaatggaACAGTGCACCGTGCAGGGGAGCTGCTCTGCTCTGCTTTTCAGTTTTTTCTGGGTGGGATGTGTGTGAGCTGGTTTAATAGCTGCTACTGGGACAGTGGCAGTGCTTGCTGCTAGAAACATGGGGGCGAGGAGTTGTTGGTTTCTCATCTCCATCGTGGACTTGGGAAGAGTGGAGTCAGGTGGACAGAATGAGGATGGTTGATCTGGTACGCCAATTCCCCTTTTCTTGTTCTGCCTTCTTGACTCTCGAAGCTAATGCTCAGAAATCCCTCAGAAATTGAGGGAGTGATATCGTTGTGTTTGGAGACAAACGAAAGTCCTCCAATTTCTTGCCTTGTTTTTAGTGTATAAGCAAAAAACCTAGGTCAAGATAGTGGATTCAGGCACAttattgtaatactttgtaaggtcctcgagtaTAATCAATAAAGTGACCGTATGCATCTaccagatgcagaggtcgggggtcatcctccttttctaaaaaaaataagcGAAAAACCTAGGGTTTGCATGTCCTCCGGCGGCAGCCGCCAAGAGTCTACTTTGTGCGCACGATCTTCCCATGTTCTTCTCCGCTGCTGTTCGGGCTGACTAAGGGGGTGATTGGTTCACCTTCCCGACCTTGACAGCATGGGGACATATCTATAAcgtatgaagcattcatgctattttattatctgttttgaattattacgggctttattatacacttttatattacttttgggactaacctattaactggaggcccagtccatattgctgttttattgcctgtttcagtatttcgaagaaaaggaatatcaaacggagtccaaacggaatgaaactttcggcagcgtgattttttggaagaatatgatcctggagacttggagttcatgtcagaagatcctcgaggaggccaggagatagaagggcacgcccacccctcctgggggcgcccccctgtctcgtgggcccctcgagcacctcccgaccgacttctttcgcctatataagcccacgtaccctaaaaacaccgagaacgaagatagatcgggagttccgccgccgcaagcctctgtagccaccaaaaacctctcgggagtctgttccggcaccctgccggaggggggatcccatcaccggtggtcatcttcatcatcccggcgctatccctgacgaggagggagtagttcaccctcggggctgagggtatgtaccagtagctatgtgtttgatctctctctctcgtgttctctctacggcacgatcttgatgtatcgcgagctttgctattatagttggatcttatgatgtttctccccctctactctcttgtgatgaatcgagtttcccctttgaagttatcttatcggattgagtctttaatgatttgagaacacttgatgtatgtcttgccgtgcttatctgtggtgacaatgtgatatcatgtgccacttgatgtatgtttgggtgaccaacttgcgggttccgcccatgaacctatgcataggggttggcacacattttcttcttgactctccggtagaaactttggggcactctttgaagtactttgtgttggttgaatagatgaatctgagattgtgtgatgcttatcgtataatcatgcccacggatacttgaggtgacaatggagtatctaggtgacattagggttttggttgatttgtgtctcaaggtgttattctagtatgaactctatgatagattaagcggaaagaatagcttcatgttattttactacgaactcttgaatagatagaacagaaaggataactttgaggtggtttcgtaccctaccataatctcttcgtttgttctccgctattagtgtctttggagtgactctttgttgcatgttgagggattgttattgatctatctatgttattattgttgagagaacttgcactagtgaaagtatgaaccttaggccttgtttcctaccattgcaataccgtttactctcacttttatcattagttaccttgctgtttttataatttcagattacaaatatccatatctaccatacatattgcacttgtatcaccatctcttcgccgaagtagtgcacctatacaatctaccattgtattgggtgtgttggggacacaagagactctttgttatttggttgcagggttgtttgagagagaccatcttcatcctacgcctcccacggattgataaaccttaggtcatccacttgagggaaattttttac
This genomic window contains:
- the LOC123160454 gene encoding calmodulin-binding receptor kinase CaMRLK, whose protein sequence is MPLHSHVRRLVLLLLVLSTRVPDSVSSSCAGGVRDEAAIVAAAFRYVRNFRPQAVPACRPVRELRLPSRNLTGAVAWAALANLSALAALDLSGNALQGAIPGGFWRAPALRAVDVSGNQLGGSLRVEPNPRLQSLNVSGNRFTVVAGVDGLPGLDALDVSANRIRAVPQGLRRLTRLRRLDLSRNAMRGRFPGDLPPLDGLLFLNVSYNNLSGAVNASAVKKFGPSAFIHAGNASLVFSKDTPARPRRPHPPPPPPRGTSAKKAHPARTAKSTATKAKRKKHLGVVAVAIVCGVASVIVLLCLVGSVACGVVRCRKRKNGDKEAEEKKVQWGEKEEDEVVVAAAASKGAAAAPVVLFERPLMELTLADLAAATSGFGRESQLAERGGRSGAAYRAVLPGDLHVVVRVVEGAMAVVGEDDNPAAAAAAFRELARLRHPNILPLLGYCIAGREKLLLYEYMEKGDLHRWLHELPAGRPDMDDAGGDIWEAAEDKRSISDWPTRHRIALGVARGLAFLHQGWAGSGRAVVHGHLVPTNVLLSDDLEPRISDFGHLGGDEDDATPEADVYGFGALVLELMTGQARWDEASVSWARGLIRDGKGLDIVDPRVHGGEAAEREMVECLRVGYLCTAHSPDKRPTMQQVVGVLKDIRPRALDGGGDA